CCCGCAGACGTGGCGGCGGCGGTGGACTACCTGACCTCCCCCGACGCCTCCTACGTGACCGGCCACGTCCTGGTGGTCGACGGAGGTTGGCTGACATGAGGATCGGGGTCACCCTGCCCGGTTACGGCGCCGACCAGCCGGTATCGATCACGGACGCAGCCCGGATGGCCGAGCGCATGGGCTTCGACTCGATCTGGAACACCGACCATGTAGTCATGGTCGCCGGCGCTGCCTCGCCATACCCGTTCGACGCTGACGGGGTGATGCGTTGGGATCTCGACCACCCGATGTTCGACGCGCTGATCGCGCTGGCCTCCGCGGTCGCGGTCACCACCCACGTGGAGGTGGGCACCTGCGTGCTGATCGCACCGATGCGAAACCCCATCGTCCTGGCCAAGCAGGTTTCCACTCTTGACGTGATATCCGGAGGTCGGTTCGTGCTGGGGGTCGGCGTTGGATGGTTGGCAGAGGAATTCGCCGCCCTGGACGCGCCGTTCAAAGACCGGGGAACCCGCATGGACGACTGGATCGACATCCTGAGGGACTGCTGGACCGGCACCCCCGCCGCCCGCAGCTACGCCCACTACGAGGTCCCCGAGGGGATCCGCTGCTACCCCACCCCGCTCCGGGAACCGCCCATCCTGGTGGGTGGGGACTCGCCGCCGGTGCTACGCCGTACCGCTCGCCGAGGCGACGGCTGGCTGGGCTTCTCCTACACGGACGAACTCGACCCGGCCCGGATCGGTAACAGCATCGAATCCATCCGGATCGAAGCCGCTGCGGCGGGACGGAAAGCCCCCACCCGGCTGGCCGTCCAGACACCCGGGCCGGTGGCGCCCCTGGCCGAGCAACTCGCCGATCTGGCGAGGCAAGGGGTCACCGAAGTCGTGACCTCGGCGGACTGGACCGCGCCCGACCGGGTGCGGGACGGTCTGAACCTGCTCCGGCGATCCGCCTAGACATTGGCCCGCCGGCCTGCCACCAGATTCGCAACCCCCGAGGAGGAATGCCCGTGTCCGAACAAGCCGTGACCAGCCAAGACGCTCCCGAGCCGCGCGGTCCCTACCCGCACATCCGTGTCCATGGCGACTCCGCGTGGATAACCGGCCAGATCGGGCGGGATCCCGTCACCGGAGATTTCGTGGAGGGCGGCTTCGAGGCCGAGTTCCACCAGGCGATCACCAATCTTGAGAACATCCTGGCCGAGGTGGGAGCGACGCTGGCCGACGTGGTCCACACCAACGTTCAGTTCGTCAACGAGGATGACCTCGACGCCATGAACCGCATCTACGGGGAGCGCTTCCCGGTCCCCTACCCGGCGCGCATCAGCTACGGCGTGGCCTTCCTCTGGAAGGGCGCCCGGGTCCAGATCGACGCCGAGGTCCGGCTGGCGCGCTGAAGCCTGCCGAAGAACGAGATAATCACCAACAAGGTTCAGGACTCGCCGACAAGGCCCAGGAACTCTCCGAGCGGGTGGCTCGCATCGAGGGGAACCTGGTCAACCAGGACAGCCAGCCCGACGGCGCTCTCGCTGTAGTCACAGGTTGGACTCAGTCGTAGCCGGGTAGCTGGACGGTCGGGGTTCGGGCTACCACTCCGGTCACCCCCGGGACCCTCTGCTTGAACAGGGCTTCGATCCCGGCGGTCATCGTGACCACCGAGAGCGGGCATGTACCGCAGGCGCCTACGAGCTCGACCGCCACCACTCCCTCGCTGTCCACGTCCATCAGGATGAGGTCGCCACCGTCGGCGTGCAAGGCGGGGCGCAGGAAGTCGACCGCCTCTCGTAGGGCATCCATGTTGACCCGAGATTCCCGCTCGGGAATCGCAGGCTCGGCGATCACCGACTCTGTGCCCACCTAGAAGACCTCGATCCAGGTGCCGGCGCCGGCCGCCAATGCCAGGTCGTAGACCAGCGAGGCCACCGCCGCGTCGAGGGCGGGCATCCCCATGTGGGTCATGATGGTGCGTTCCCGGTCATCCTCCCGGCCCGGCTTGTGGCCCGGCATGATCTCGGTGGCGATGTCTCCGAAGATGTCGGCTCTGGAGAGAGCACCGGGCCGGAGACCCCCGATCCGGCCCACCTCCTCACCCTCCACCCAGGCCAGGTCGCGCCCGTACCAGCCGACCGCCCACTTGTCGAAGGAGGTGGCACAGCCCGGATCGACATCACGGAACCCGGTAGCCGCGCAGACATGCGCCCCGGCCGGAACCCACTCCTCCATGAGTACCGGACGAGGAGCGGTGGTCACAACACAGATGATGTCCGCGTCGGCCACAGCCGTCTCGACATCGGGCGCCACCACGACGGGTACCCCGATCCTGGCTGCGATCTCGTCAGCGAAACGGTTGGCCTGCTCCTCGTAGATGTCGAAGGCGACCACCTGCTCCAGCGGGAACTGCTCGTTGAGCGTGAGAGCATGCGTGCGGCCCTCGTGCCCGCAGCCGATGATCGCCAACCGGCTCGAGTCCGGCCTGGCCAGGTACATGGCCCCCACCGTGGAGTGGCCACCGGTACGGGCGTTGGTCACCGAGGTTCCGTCCACCAGGGCTAGCGGCATGCCCGTGTCGGTGTCGGTCACCAGGTCCAGCGCCGAGATGGCCGGCAGGCCGCGCTTCGGGTTCATCCGGAAGCTCGACAGCCACTTCACCGCCGCCCGGTCCAGCGGCCGGATCATCGCCGGGAAGGCCTGGACGACGCCGTGGCCGAAGGGGGGCTCGGGCCCGAGCCGGTCGTGGATGTAGAGGTTGACCGGGTTGGTCTGCTCGATCTGGCCCTCTCCCACCCACCGGAAGGTCTCCAGGCATCGCTCGAGGCATCGGGCCGGGGACAGCAGGCTGTCTACCTCGCTCCTCGACACCACCAGGATCTCTCCCGGACCGCGCCGGTCGGAGGTCATAGGTCAGCGTCCAGATCCTGCAGCGCCGCGGCGGCAACCTTGAGTTCGACCATGGCTGCCTCGGGAAGCGGTCCGTAGGGCTTCCGGGGGACACCGGTTCGGGCGCCGCCCAGGCCGGCGATGGCATTCAGGTAGCCGTGCTCGTAGCTGAGCATGGAGGGCATGTCGGGCCGGCGGATGGCCGCCGAGAAGTGCTGGAGGGCGGCGAAAACGCTCCTCACCCACGGATCGTCATGGTTGCCGCGGCGGCACTCGTCCACGAAGCGGGTGCCGGCCCGCAGTCCCGCCCAACTGAAGATGCCGGTGGCTCCGGCGGCGCCGAGGGTCGAGGCATGGAAGAAGGCCGGGTCGTTGCCGGCGAACACGTTGATGCGGTCGCCGATGGTGATCAGGATCTCGTCAAAGTGCGGCAGGAAGGTGTTGGACTCCTTGATGGCTTTGATGTTCGGGATGTCGAGGAGCGTCTCCCACATCTGCGCGGTCAGGTTCATGCCGGTGAGGGGCGAGTAGTTGTACAGCATGAGTGCCATCTCGCCGTCCAGCGATCCGGCCACCTCTATGAAGAAGCGGAGCGCCCAGTCGGAGGTAACCGGGAGGGCGTAGGGCGCAGCCAGCATGGAACCGTCCGCGCCGGCCCGCTCGGCGACCCGCGCCCGGCGGATCGCCTCCCGCTGGTAGGAGGCGGTGCTGCCCACAACCACCGCGATACCGGCGCTGTGACCCGTGGCCACGGCCATCTCGCAGACGGCGTCGAACTCCTTCTCCGTTACGCTGGTCATCTGCCCCATGGAGCCGAAGACGATGCACCCCGGCGCGCCGGAGGCGGCCACCAACTCGATGCTCCTGCGAACCCCCTCGAAGTCGATCTCCTGATCCTCGTGGAGGCTCAGAGGTATCAGCGGGAACAGGCCCTCCAGGGGCTTGCGGATGAACTCAGGCACGGCCTTCGCTCCCAGGACGGCGCTGGAAGAGACGGGGATGGGTTAGCCCCCGATGCTGTGAACTGGGGTTTTGTCGCTGACCATGGGCCCATCTGGACATTCTTCAGTCCCTCCTTGTGACCAGGCGCCGGTACAGGTCCTGGAGTATCCGGCACCGGTCGGCCAAGTCATCGAACTCCACGGCCTCGTATCGGTAGCCCAGATCCTCCATGGCTCCAAGTGCCTCGTGAGTGTAAACCACAGTCCCGTCACCCTCGACGCGCTCGATGGCATCGAACCGGGCCGCCTCGTTGTTGATCGCCACCGCCTCATCGCTGGTGAGCGGAGCCGGCAGGTCGAGATCCACCCTGCCGGCGGAGACAACGGCGGGGTAACCACCGGGCAGGCCCATCGGACCGGAGACGTGGGTCCGGACCGGTTCTGGCCCGACCAGTGCCAGGGCGTTCTTCACCGCCGAGGCGCCGAAGAGCGAGAACCAGCCGGTCCGCCCCCAGTCAATCCGCGACGGCCAGGACGACAGGATGGAGGCCAGGTCGTATTCGGGGGTCACATCCCTCTCCTCGACCTCGATCCGGAGGTGATGGGGCACCCGCGCCGCGCCGTAGGCCATGAGTGCGTGCGACCCCACCAGCGACACCTGGATCGCGGCGGCCGGCAGGCCGGTGGCCTCCATGGCGTATCGGAGCACGGTGGCGGCGCTGACCTCCACGTTGCCGGCGCCGGCGATAGGGCCGTGCCCGAAGTGACTCCAGAGCGCCTGGTTGACCACATCGGGGAAGCAGGTGTTCACGATGGCGGTCTCGATCCCGGCCCGATCCACCGCCCGGACCAACCGGCTGGCGGGCAGCAGATGCCAGGGGAGCCACAGGCTGAAGGTAGCCGCCCGGATGGTCGCCCTGAGCCCTTCGTCGATGTCGGCGTTCATGAACACCCGGGGCGACTGGACCGTGGCCGAGTGGATGATGACGTCCGGCCTGACCTCCCCCAGGAGCCGCGCCATGTCCTCCTCGTCGGCCAGATCCGCCTGGTAGTGGTCGAAGCGCTTGTGGTGGCCCTGGAAGGCCGACCCCAGCATGGCCAGATCGACTCTCGAGGCGGCTCCCCACGGACTCCGCTTGGTGGTGACGATCCGGTCGACCCCCGGGCTGCGGGCCAGGAACTCGAGGGCCCAGCCGCCCAGGTCCCCGACCCCGACCAGCAGAACCGTGCTCATGGTCAGAGACGCCGCCCGATGGTATGCATCGTGTCACGGTGGAAGTTCTTCATGCCCATCACCTTGAGCGTGAACTCGGCGATCCTCCATCCCTCTCCGGTCCGCCTGAACCGGCAGTGGTATTGCCCCCACATCTCACCGTCGCCCGGCCTGTCGTGGTAGATATGCCAGGCGTAGATGTAAAAGGTGCCGGTCGCCTCGTCATCACCGTCGGCCCAGACCCGCGGGTTGGTGATGTGATGCGCCGAGGAGGAGAAGAGGTTGCTCAGTCCCGGCTGGATGGCGCCCACTATGGCATCGCACCCGACGATGTTCTCGAACTCCGGCCCGTAGTCGATCACCGAATCGGTGGTGAACAGATCGGCCAGCTTCTCCGGCTCGTTCTGGTCGAAATGGAACGCATAGGCATACACGAGATCGACTATGGCGGCCCGATCGGCCGGGTCGATGGGCTGGGTCATGCTGGTATCCTCTCGCTCGGTCCGGCTGGACTGCATCCCCGCACCCATGCGGGGTTGCTTCGCGACAAGGTTAGGAGAGATCGGTGGCCGACAAGCCAGCACTCCGGGACGACCTCTGGTCGAGGACGTATCAGGTAGGCGTAGTGGTGCGCGACATCGAGAAGGCCGCCGCCTTCTACGAGCGGATCGGTGTAGGGCCTTTCGTGGAAGGTCCGTCCGCCCACGCCCTGGAGCGCAAGATCTACGGGAAGGACTGTCCCGACGTGGAGGTCAAGGGCCTGATCACCCAGATGGGCAACGTGGAGTTCGAACTGCTGCAACCCGTGTCGGGCGATGGCATCCAGATGGAATTCCTGAAGACCCACGGCGAGGGAGTGGTCCACTTGTGTGCCCATACCGATGACCTGGACCGCGATGTGGAAGCCCTGACCGCCCTGGGCTTCGAGGTGATCTCCTCGGCCATCCTGGAGGACGGCGGCAAGTTCGCCTACTTCGACACCCGTGAGGTGGGGGGCCTGATCCTTGAGCTGTTCCAGACCGGAGCCGACTGGCAGTAGACCATCCACCGGGGCAGCCCTCGGCCGGGCGGTCCGGTCCCGGCGGTAGGCTGTGGTCAACGGAACCCCGGAATAACCGTCTGAAATGGAGGTAAACGCGGATATGAGCGAGTACGCACGGGTCGACATCGCCCAGCCCGAACTGAAGGAACTGGCCGACGCCATCGATGACGCACCGGGCGACCGGCTCGCCAAGACCAAGCGCAAGTCCGACCTCGAAGGCGAGTTGCGCTACATGGAGCACTATCGCGAGGTCTCCGCCGACGACCCCATCCAGAAGGGCTGGGACGCCAACGAGGCCGAGTTCCACGCCAAGACCAAGATCTTCTCGGTACTCGCCGACGCCATGGAGCTCGAGCTGGGCCATGAGGCGGGCCGGGCGGCCGTAGCCAGGGCCCGCAAGCGGCAGGGTGACCAGATGGGCGCCGACATGGCCGCCAAGACCCGCGAAAAGGGCGAGCGGCTCAACCTCAACAACTTCTTCAAAGAGTTCTGGGGCTACTTCCAGTGGTCGCCGAAGCTGGACACCGAGCGCTACTACGACGATGAGGGCAACATGGTCAAGT
The bacterium genome window above contains:
- a CDS encoding TIGR03619 family F420-dependent LLM class oxidoreductase, with the protein product MRIGVTLPGYGADQPVSITDAARMAERMGFDSIWNTDHVVMVAGAASPYPFDADGVMRWDLDHPMFDALIALASAVAVTTHVEVGTCVLIAPMRNPIVLAKQVSTLDVISGGRFVLGVGVGWLAEEFAALDAPFKDRGTRMDDWIDILRDCWTGTPAARSYAHYEVPEGIRCYPTPLREPPILVGGDSPPVLRRTARRGDGWLGFSYTDELDPARIGNSIESIRIEAAAAGRKAPTRLAVQTPGPVAPLAEQLADLARQGVTEVVTSADWTAPDRVRDGLNLLRRSA
- a CDS encoding Rid family hydrolase is translated as MSEQAVTSQDAPEPRGPYPHIRVHGDSAWITGQIGRDPVTGDFVEGGFEAEFHQAITNLENILAEVGATLADVVHTNVQFVNEDDLDAMNRIYGERFPVPYPARISYGVAFLWKGARVQIDAEVRLAR
- a CDS encoding NifU family protein; translated protein: MDALREAVDFLRPALHADGGDLILMDVDSEGVVAVELVGACGTCPLSVVTMTAGIEALFKQRVPGVTGVVARTPTVQLPGYD
- a CDS encoding ornithine cyclodeaminase family protein; protein product: MTSDRRGPGEILVVSRSEVDSLLSPARCLERCLETFRWVGEGQIEQTNPVNLYIHDRLGPEPPFGHGVVQAFPAMIRPLDRAAVKWLSSFRMNPKRGLPAISALDLVTDTDTGMPLALVDGTSVTNARTGGHSTVGAMYLARPDSSRLAIIGCGHEGRTHALTLNEQFPLEQVVAFDIYEEQANRFADEIAARIGVPVVVAPDVETAVADADIICVVTTAPRPVLMEEWVPAGAHVCAATGFRDVDPGCATSFDKWAVGWYGRDLAWVEGEEVGRIGGLRPGALSRADIFGDIATEIMPGHKPGREDDRERTIMTHMGMPALDAAVASLVYDLALAAGAGTWIEVF
- a CDS encoding dihydrodipicolinate synthase family protein, with amino-acid sequence MPEFIRKPLEGLFPLIPLSLHEDQEIDFEGVRRSIELVAASGAPGCIVFGSMGQMTSVTEKEFDAVCEMAVATGHSAGIAVVVGSTASYQREAIRRARVAERAGADGSMLAAPYALPVTSDWALRFFIEVAGSLDGEMALMLYNYSPLTGMNLTAQMWETLLDIPNIKAIKESNTFLPHFDEILITIGDRINVFAGNDPAFFHASTLGAAGATGIFSWAGLRAGTRFVDECRRGNHDDPWVRSVFAALQHFSAAIRRPDMPSMLSYEHGYLNAIAGLGGARTGVPRKPYGPLPEAAMVELKVAAAALQDLDADL
- a CDS encoding nuclear transport factor 2 family protein, with translation MTQPIDPADRAAIVDLVYAYAFHFDQNEPEKLADLFTTDSVIDYGPEFENIVGCDAIVGAIQPGLSNLFSSSAHHITNPRVWADGDDEATGTFYIYAWHIYHDRPGDGEMWGQYHCRFRRTGEGWRIAEFTLKVMGMKNFHRDTMHTIGRRL
- a CDS encoding VOC family protein gives rise to the protein MADKPALRDDLWSRTYQVGVVVRDIEKAAAFYERIGVGPFVEGPSAHALERKIYGKDCPDVEVKGLITQMGNVEFELLQPVSGDGIQMEFLKTHGEGVVHLCAHTDDLDRDVEALTALGFEVISSAILEDGGKFAYFDTREVGGLILELFQTGADWQ
- a CDS encoding L-2-amino-thiazoline-4-carboxylic acid hydrolase; this encodes MSEYARVDIAQPELKELADAIDDAPGDRLAKTKRKSDLEGELRYMEHYREVSADDPIQKGWDANEAEFHAKTKIFSVLADAMELELGHEAGRAAVARARKRQGDQMGADMAAKTREKGERLNLNNFFKEFWGYFQWSPKLDTERYYDDEGNMVKYVLRLNCPIGDYLRDNAPDVEFSSNFCDLDEHIALAYNPNIQYSRKRWVPGGYQFSELIWELDTAGVID